The Sphingomonas sanxanigenens DSM 19645 = NX02 genome includes a region encoding these proteins:
- a CDS encoding GntR family transcriptional regulator: MSEAITLGSRRRTAAPAAIAPATAGGDNRRLSDIAYARILEGLFERTVPAGAFVSQNDLVRLLGIPVQPLRDALRVLEAEGVLTIHPRSGIQFLKPDLELARSTYQFRSIIERSAARTFSETAGAAEIGGLIEAHQTLLERIETGGLDVEDISALDALEERFHGSMIASLRNPLIETTSRRLKNYVRIIRLERLVTQPLAMRTLREHLEILHACRDRDADRAEAALSAHFQAALQRILGMF, encoded by the coding sequence GTGAGCGAAGCAATAACTCTGGGCAGCAGGCGGCGGACCGCGGCACCGGCGGCGATCGCGCCGGCGACCGCGGGCGGCGACAATCGGCGCCTAAGCGACATCGCCTATGCGCGCATCCTCGAAGGGCTGTTCGAGCGGACCGTGCCCGCCGGCGCCTTCGTGTCGCAGAACGACCTCGTGCGGCTGCTCGGCATTCCGGTGCAGCCGCTGCGCGATGCTCTGCGCGTGCTGGAGGCGGAAGGGGTGCTCACCATCCACCCGCGCTCGGGCATCCAGTTCCTCAAGCCCGATCTCGAACTGGCGCGCAGCACCTATCAGTTCCGTTCGATCATCGAGCGTTCGGCGGCGCGGACCTTTTCCGAAACCGCCGGCGCCGCGGAGATCGGCGGGCTGATCGAGGCGCATCAGACGCTGCTCGAGCGCATCGAGACCGGCGGTCTCGATGTGGAGGACATCAGCGCGCTCGACGCGCTGGAGGAGCGTTTCCATGGCAGCATGATCGCCAGCCTGCGCAACCCGCTGATCGAGACCACCTCGCGCCGGCTGAAGAATTATGTGCGGATCATCCGGCTGGAACGGCTCGTCACCCAGCCGCTGGCGATGCGCACGTTGCGCGAGCATCTGGAGATCCTCCACGCCTGCCGCGACCGCGATGCGGACCGGGCCGAGGCGGCGCTCTCGGCGCATTTCCAGGCGGCGCTGCAGCGCATTCTGGGGATGTTTTGA